The proteins below come from a single Acaryochloris sp. CCMEE 5410 genomic window:
- a CDS encoding M56 family metallopeptidase: protein MHLLMILSALSLAWLCRTYGYRWLESKRDQWTWAQRWQGNLLVFLWSPLLLLMTAIAVLYMGPQGHMVWVRENGWSYGIAVGFVGVAACLNLKLLVEGWSSLQRIYACPQTHIQGHSAYQIDHALPYAAQVGFWQSELVITNGLVQVLSTDQLAAVLVHEQAHQQYRDTFWFFWWGWLRRLTAWLPHSTELWQELLLLRELRADQWAAQQVDPLVLAESLLLMVNPYPAEFAENICAAMQTATGHRLSERIDALLDPRETAPLSYSWTWSGLLVTAAPLLTIPFHY, encoded by the coding sequence ATGCATTTGCTGATGATACTCAGTGCCTTGTCCCTGGCTTGGCTGTGTCGAACCTATGGCTATCGTTGGCTAGAATCCAAGCGCGACCAATGGACTTGGGCGCAGCGGTGGCAGGGTAATCTGTTGGTCTTCTTATGGTCCCCCTTGCTGTTGCTCATGACTGCGATCGCAGTTTTATATATGGGACCTCAAGGCCATATGGTGTGGGTTCGAGAAAATGGGTGGAGTTACGGTATTGCTGTTGGGTTTGTGGGAGTAGCGGCCTGCTTGAATCTCAAGCTTTTAGTTGAGGGCTGGTCAAGCCTACAGCGTATTTATGCCTGTCCCCAAACGCATATCCAAGGCCATTCAGCCTACCAAATCGATCATGCCTTGCCCTATGCTGCTCAAGTGGGATTTTGGCAGTCTGAATTAGTAATCACTAACGGGTTGGTACAGGTCCTGTCTACTGATCAACTTGCTGCAGTGTTGGTCCATGAACAAGCGCATCAACAGTATCGTGATACCTTTTGGTTTTTCTGGTGGGGCTGGCTACGTCGGCTGACGGCTTGGCTGCCCCATTCCACAGAACTGTGGCAAGAACTCTTGCTGCTGCGGGAATTGCGCGCCGATCAGTGGGCTGCCCAGCAGGTTGATCCGTTGGTGCTAGCGGAATCCTTGCTGTTGATGGTCAACCCCTATCCCGCCGAATTTGCAGAGAATATTTGTGCCGCCATGCAGACGGCAACGGGCCATCGCTTATCAGAGCGAATCGATGCCCTACTTGACCCCAGGGAAACGGCTCCCCTGTCCTATTCCTGGACCTGGAGCGGCTTATTGGTTACTGCTGCCCCTTTGTTGACGATTCCCTTTCATTACTAA
- a CDS encoding BlaI/MecI/CopY family transcriptional regulator — translation MTSLPDFRPKQLSLGPLEFEILNLIWDLGTATVKQVHEQILTNPDRELAYTSVTTVLNRLTKKGWLACDKQNRSFVWRPLVSRAQANSLWAYDQLQQFLAVGNPDTVAAFADHLDQASVEQLEAIADKIRAARKAREDQ, via the coding sequence ATGACATCGCTCCCGGACTTTCGTCCCAAGCAGCTTTCTCTCGGTCCCTTAGAATTCGAAATTCTCAACTTGATTTGGGATCTGGGGACCGCCACCGTCAAACAGGTGCATGAACAGATTTTGACCAATCCCGATCGCGAATTGGCCTACACCTCCGTCACCACCGTTCTCAATCGCCTGACTAAAAAAGGCTGGTTAGCTTGTGATAAACAAAATCGCAGCTTTGTTTGGCGTCCTCTGGTTTCCCGAGCGCAAGCCAACTCCCTGTGGGCCTACGATCAGCTTCAGCAGTTTTTAGCCGTAGGAAATCCTGATACCGTTGCCGCTTTTGCCGATCATCTTGATCAGGCTAGCGTCGAGCAACTAGAAGCGATCGCAGATAAGATACGGGCTGCTCGCAAAGCTAGGGAGGATCAGTAA